In Akkermansia muciniphila, one DNA window encodes the following:
- the dnaA gene encoding chromosomal replication initiator protein DnaA — translation MTPPSELSATWSRITGALQTIMSPEVYGLWFPKFSLLEDSGKALTLVCDDPMAALWVENSYTPELKQAAMLALGTERQIKFVCTDEVASMPAAEGQPQKASSRAKTPQAADSPAAPVKKQRTPAARACLNDLYTFDSFVVYEDSRFAYQAGLSAAQSERPLFNPLFLYGKSGVGKTHLLQAIGHEVLHQDSSTNVVYVTGEQFANEFIDASRTQNGQSFTKLRRKYRKADVLLVDDVQFISGKEKTVEEFLHTFDELFHAHKTIVICADAAACDISNLDPRLAARLESGLTVELNLPDDNARLEILRSKRDRAGMNVSDEILEFLASRIQKSVRRLEGALLRVATFTSLSGDMPDIAKIEQLLRDILREETSRILTVDSIQKRVADFYELKVSDLTGKRRPNSIAFPRQIAMYLSRRLTERSLKDIGQAFGGRDHGTVIHANKLVASRMEEDVRVRDIVQRLEEELRD, via the coding sequence ACGCTGGTGTGCGACGATCCTATGGCCGCCCTCTGGGTGGAAAACAGCTATACGCCGGAGCTGAAGCAGGCCGCCATGCTGGCTCTGGGCACGGAACGCCAGATCAAGTTCGTCTGCACGGATGAAGTGGCTTCCATGCCCGCTGCAGAAGGCCAGCCGCAAAAAGCCTCATCCCGGGCCAAAACGCCGCAGGCGGCGGATTCCCCGGCCGCACCGGTCAAAAAACAGCGCACCCCGGCAGCCAGGGCATGCCTGAATGACTTATATACGTTTGATTCGTTCGTGGTTTATGAAGACAGCCGCTTCGCGTATCAGGCCGGGCTGTCCGCCGCCCAGTCGGAACGGCCCCTGTTCAATCCGCTTTTCCTGTACGGAAAATCCGGCGTAGGTAAAACCCATTTGCTCCAGGCCATCGGCCATGAAGTGCTCCATCAGGATTCATCCACCAATGTGGTGTACGTCACGGGCGAACAGTTCGCCAATGAATTTATTGACGCTTCCCGAACCCAAAACGGACAAAGCTTCACCAAACTGCGCCGCAAATACCGCAAGGCTGACGTCCTGCTGGTGGACGATGTGCAATTTATCTCCGGCAAGGAAAAAACGGTGGAAGAATTCCTGCATACGTTTGACGAACTGTTCCATGCCCACAAAACCATCGTGATTTGCGCGGATGCCGCCGCATGCGACATTTCCAATCTGGACCCCCGGCTGGCGGCGCGCCTGGAATCCGGCCTTACGGTAGAATTGAACCTTCCGGACGACAACGCACGGCTGGAAATCCTGCGCAGCAAGCGCGACCGGGCCGGCATGAACGTCTCCGACGAAATTCTGGAGTTTCTGGCCAGCCGCATCCAGAAGAGCGTGCGCCGTCTGGAAGGCGCGCTGCTCCGTGTGGCCACCTTTACTTCCCTGTCCGGAGACATGCCTGATATCGCCAAAATCGAGCAGCTTCTACGCGACATCCTGCGGGAAGAAACAAGCCGCATCCTGACCGTGGATTCCATCCAGAAGCGCGTGGCGGATTTTTACGAACTTAAGGTGAGCGATCTGACCGGCAAGCGCCGCCCCAACAGCATCGCCTTTCCGCGCCAGATCGCCATGTACTTGAGCCGCCGCCTGACGGAACGCTCCCTGAAGGATATCGGCCAGGCATTCGGCGGACGGGACCACGGCACCGTCATTCATGCGAACAAGCTGGTAGCCTCCCGTATGGAAGAGGATGTGCGCGTGAGGGACATCGTCCAGAGGCTGGAAGAAGAGCTGAGGGATTGA
- a CDS encoding ABC transporter ATP-binding protein — protein sequence MIHADQLSKEFGRFQAVKNASFQIEKGEIVGFLGPNGAGKTTTLRMLTGYLPPTSGTATIAGFDIVKNPLEARKHLGYLPEHVPLYDDQRVTEYLKFRARLKGISSKQIWPAVSKVVEQCGLDPVRRKMIRTLSKGYRQRVGLADALLGEPDLLILDEPTNGLDPNQIRQIRELIKGLAANHTIILSTHILSEVEMICNKVIIIDQGTIKAADTPSNLTANLRAAGKITLEFRGDLALITQKLENLEHVKKVIHEGTDADGWHTLTVRAEAGTDTREKAARLLAEQGCPLRHIYRHTPTLEEVFVEMTRKD from the coding sequence ATGATCCACGCCGACCAGCTTTCCAAAGAGTTTGGCCGCTTTCAAGCGGTAAAGAATGCATCCTTCCAGATTGAAAAGGGGGAAATCGTAGGGTTCCTGGGGCCGAACGGCGCAGGCAAAACCACGACTTTGCGCATGCTGACCGGCTATCTGCCCCCCACTTCCGGCACAGCCACGATTGCGGGGTTCGACATTGTGAAAAATCCCCTGGAGGCTCGCAAACATCTGGGTTATCTGCCGGAACACGTGCCTCTTTACGACGATCAGCGCGTCACGGAATACCTGAAATTCCGCGCCAGGCTTAAAGGCATTTCTTCCAAGCAGATCTGGCCTGCCGTCTCCAAGGTTGTAGAACAATGCGGCCTGGATCCCGTGCGCCGCAAGATGATCCGCACCCTTTCCAAAGGCTACCGCCAGCGCGTAGGCCTGGCGGACGCCCTGCTGGGGGAACCGGATCTGCTGATCCTCGACGAGCCCACCAACGGTCTTGACCCCAACCAGATACGCCAGATACGCGAGCTGATCAAAGGCCTGGCGGCCAACCACACCATTATTCTTTCCACCCACATTCTCAGTGAGGTGGAAATGATTTGCAACAAGGTCATCATCATTGACCAGGGAACTATCAAGGCGGCGGATACCCCCTCCAACCTGACGGCCAACCTCCGGGCAGCCGGCAAGATTACGCTGGAATTCCGGGGAGACTTGGCCCTGATTACGCAGAAACTGGAAAACCTGGAACATGTGAAGAAGGTCATCCATGAAGGAACGGACGCCGACGGCTGGCATACGCTGACCGTACGCGCGGAGGCCGGGACGGATACCCGTGAAAAGGCCGCGCGCCTCCTTGCGGAACAGGGATGCCCCCTGCGCCATATTTACCGCCACACCCCCACGCTGGAAGAAGTGTTCGTGGAAATGACCCGCAAAGATTAA
- a CDS encoding ABC transporter permease subunit — protein sequence MSPVLTIFRKELRSYVMTPYGWVILAFVMALQSVSLSGTLKAFQLAPQKEGILFFILHSPMFWFYFLFIFPLLTMRSLAEEEKTGTLESLLTTPIKTWQVVLGKYFSAYAFYIILWLPMLLYPTLADWSNLIVQWIYGYDAGMVLPYRLADWAGAYAILLLIGAWFTAIGIFASSMTGSQIISGIITIGLLVLIFFMGLIPVVWGEFPAAGIFHYMSCSEHLDRFSAGLVDTRPVVFYLTMTVLTLAVTIRIIDHRRWKH from the coding sequence ATGTCTCCAGTACTTACCATTTTCAGAAAAGAACTCAGAAGCTACGTAATGACTCCGTACGGATGGGTTATCCTGGCTTTCGTCATGGCCCTTCAGAGCGTCTCCCTGTCCGGCACGCTAAAGGCTTTTCAACTGGCCCCGCAGAAGGAAGGCATCCTGTTCTTCATCCTGCATTCCCCCATGTTCTGGTTTTACTTCCTGTTCATCTTCCCGCTGCTCACCATGCGCTCCCTGGCGGAGGAAGAAAAGACGGGAACGCTGGAATCCCTGCTTACCACGCCCATCAAGACATGGCAGGTGGTCCTGGGAAAATACTTCTCCGCGTACGCCTTTTACATCATCCTGTGGCTGCCCATGCTTCTCTACCCCACCCTGGCGGACTGGTCCAACCTGATTGTGCAGTGGATTTACGGATATGACGCGGGCATGGTTCTTCCCTACCGCCTTGCGGACTGGGCCGGGGCATACGCCATACTGCTGCTGATCGGCGCCTGGTTCACGGCCATTGGCATTTTCGCCTCTTCCATGACGGGCAGCCAGATTATTTCCGGCATCATCACCATCGGCCTGCTGGTTCTGATTTTCTTCATGGGGCTGATTCCCGTGGTGTGGGGGGAATTCCCCGCGGCGGGGATTTTCCACTACATGTCCTGCTCGGAACATCTGGACCGCTTTTCCGCCGGACTGGTTGACACACGTCCCGTCGTATTTTACCTGACCATGACGGTCCTGACGCTGGCCGTCACCATCCGCATCATTGACCACCGCCGCTGGAAACACTGA
- a CDS encoding DUF7088 domain-containing protein: MSETPDTPAAAAEASQPAARKVKRPWMTWIKLFLLFLIVVCLNYVGCHEYYRRDLTEDQRYEISRQSINMLQSPEIQKRKTPVKITFAFLRTTQNYTRMRSLLEEYERYSNGKVKVEYVDPLRQPNKAREISNIYGIEFKKNLVIIDAREDTEKALKTFEGTQADAAHVRILPGDAFVVYAPGPDGKSMKAVALQIEDMMTAGIYGAANGEPRKIYIAADKSNFNEALSNNQEESIFTTLGKICRSVNLQLVPIRMSGLEEIPEDAAGFMIIGSKYDLSPQEAEVLQRYWARPNAAILIMLEPRNDTPRQLYRFLREQGLRPQNDRVMLRNRGNRSVFEINSIFAPSLNCTREFWNSSTGLEGESISLILDSDNAAMEQKRITPYPLLVTTEDYYGETKYNQFPAKFDAREDNPGPLMIGAALIRGNAGDVNQNKTTGRLVLLGNTDLLQPRQIKPEQRDFMRTLIGWMTDREELRGLGSRHDLTVKLNLDRNALGVLELLTNIGLPLLALLIALIIWNTRRH, encoded by the coding sequence ATGAGCGAAACACCAGACACCCCCGCCGCGGCTGCGGAAGCCTCCCAGCCCGCCGCCCGCAAGGTCAAACGCCCCTGGATGACCTGGATCAAGCTTTTCCTGCTGTTCCTTATCGTCGTATGCCTGAATTACGTGGGCTGCCACGAGTATTACCGCCGGGACCTGACGGAAGACCAGCGTTATGAAATATCCCGCCAGAGCATCAACATGCTCCAGTCTCCGGAAATCCAGAAGCGCAAAACACCCGTCAAAATCACGTTCGCTTTCCTGCGCACCACGCAAAACTATACCCGCATGCGTTCTCTGCTTGAGGAGTACGAACGTTATTCCAACGGCAAAGTGAAGGTGGAGTACGTGGATCCCCTCCGCCAGCCGAACAAGGCACGTGAAATCTCCAATATCTACGGAATTGAATTCAAGAAGAACCTGGTCATCATTGATGCCCGGGAAGATACGGAAAAAGCGCTCAAGACGTTTGAAGGCACCCAGGCAGACGCCGCCCACGTGCGCATCCTGCCTGGAGACGCCTTCGTAGTGTACGCCCCCGGGCCGGACGGCAAAAGCATGAAGGCGGTGGCCCTCCAAATTGAAGATATGATGACTGCCGGCATTTACGGGGCGGCCAACGGCGAACCGCGTAAAATCTATATCGCGGCGGACAAGAGCAACTTCAACGAGGCCCTGAGCAACAACCAGGAGGAAAGCATCTTCACGACGCTGGGCAAAATCTGCCGTTCCGTCAACCTGCAGCTTGTACCCATCCGCATGAGCGGTCTGGAAGAGATTCCGGAAGATGCCGCGGGATTTATGATCATCGGTTCCAAATATGATCTGTCCCCGCAGGAGGCGGAAGTGCTCCAGCGGTACTGGGCGCGCCCGAACGCCGCCATCCTGATCATGCTGGAACCCCGGAATGACACCCCCAGACAGCTCTACCGCTTTCTCCGCGAACAGGGGCTGCGGCCCCAGAATGACCGCGTGATGCTCCGCAACAGGGGCAACCGTTCCGTTTTTGAAATTAACTCCATTTTCGCCCCCTCCCTGAATTGCACCCGTGAATTCTGGAATTCCAGCACCGGGCTGGAAGGGGAGAGCATCTCCCTTATCCTGGATTCCGACAACGCGGCCATGGAACAGAAGCGCATTACGCCGTATCCCCTTCTGGTAACCACGGAGGATTATTATGGAGAAACCAAATACAACCAGTTCCCAGCCAAGTTCGACGCGAGGGAAGACAATCCGGGTCCTCTGATGATCGGCGCGGCCCTCATCCGGGGGAATGCCGGGGACGTGAACCAGAACAAGACTACCGGGCGCCTGGTTCTGCTTGGCAATACGGACCTGCTTCAGCCCCGGCAAATCAAACCGGAACAAAGGGATTTCATGCGTACGCTGATCGGCTGGATGACGGACCGTGAAGAATTGCGCGGCCTCGGCTCCCGCCATGACCTGACCGTCAAGCTGAATCTGGACCGCAATGCCCTGGGCGTTTTGGAACTCCTGACGAATATCGGCCTCCCCCTGCTGGCGCTGCTGATCGCCCTGATTATCTGGAACACGCGCCGTCATTAA
- a CDS encoding DUF4340 domain-containing protein has product MRTFRFILLILIALASVGAAVLLTIDGNLSRIIGRTAFSSGERLFPYTREEMNEVSWMRINCVGDVAEFRRKPNGVWWCEKPWNDRMDPRAAAAILQYTYSTSIVDALPLHKIDSASLKEFGVKTTPVTITLKEMSDDGKRSSTVARYTLGSPAPWLVDDPENKTTDDTTYMQTDFYGRDTRILVGTGNILPLFKSGIRQLRDHRPLLLHPAMPASIEINNRGQRIALERKTPGSPWKITYPLSLDTDPAMMEVLLGTLQKLTAVRVYNPEETSVPDMTDDQITSVSIRNFTGSLSGDGKSLQMEEQPVTLRIYPPSDNGSLSELVKATVSDRKAVFELAQTTETNKEIPGIRNIPLDLDLLRSKQLTDIGDYKITGLSIRKSFQDYPTIARFIQGDEKKGIKPTWLYTAEGARYQEANPDHLISLLKTVKQGKVAGFASDKATDLSVYGLDNPRMTLTMSLLPKPGEEPRPPVTVFFSKGADGSWYARQAGKPTVAILDNAYMRDLLADALAWKKKRLLSFSRFDLREMHLDRIGSGGPLILKFDRLDDSWTASRNGKDETLNINPNRANRYLDELEKMEVSAWLPYTDVMAHEALKNPVFRLKLVLQSYKDAGPVPTKSGVGDITFAPEPETEDKVITLEIAPAGEAGYSRFYYGRVNTTPNYFILNMDAVRLLGASLSEDN; this is encoded by the coding sequence ATGCGCACATTCCGCTTTATCCTTCTCATCCTCATCGCCCTCGCTTCTGTCGGCGCGGCGGTGCTCCTCACCATTGACGGCAACCTGTCCCGCATCATCGGGCGCACCGCTTTCAGTTCCGGAGAACGGCTTTTCCCGTACACCCGGGAAGAAATGAACGAGGTTTCCTGGATGCGCATCAATTGCGTGGGGGATGTCGCGGAATTCCGCCGCAAACCCAACGGCGTCTGGTGGTGCGAAAAGCCCTGGAACGACCGTATGGACCCTCGCGCGGCGGCGGCCATTCTCCAGTACACGTACTCCACCAGCATCGTGGACGCATTGCCCCTGCACAAGATTGATTCCGCCTCCCTGAAGGAATTCGGCGTGAAGACCACTCCCGTTACCATCACTCTCAAGGAAATGAGCGACGACGGAAAGCGTTCCTCCACCGTGGCGCGCTATACGCTGGGTTCCCCGGCGCCCTGGCTGGTGGACGATCCGGAAAACAAGACCACGGATGACACCACCTATATGCAGACGGATTTCTACGGACGGGACACCCGCATTCTGGTGGGCACCGGGAACATCCTCCCTCTGTTCAAGTCCGGCATCCGCCAGCTTCGGGACCACCGCCCCCTGCTCCTGCATCCGGCCATGCCCGCCTCCATTGAGATCAATAACCGGGGCCAGCGCATCGCCCTGGAGCGCAAGACTCCCGGCTCCCCCTGGAAAATCACGTATCCCCTTTCCCTGGATACGGACCCGGCCATGATGGAGGTGCTTCTGGGCACGCTTCAGAAACTGACCGCCGTGCGCGTGTACAACCCGGAGGAAACAAGCGTACCGGACATGACGGATGATCAAATCACCTCCGTCTCCATCAGGAATTTCACAGGCAGCCTTTCGGGGGACGGCAAATCCCTGCAAATGGAGGAACAGCCCGTCACGCTTAGGATTTACCCTCCCTCCGACAACGGCAGCCTGTCCGAACTGGTCAAGGCCACCGTTTCCGACCGCAAGGCCGTCTTTGAACTGGCGCAAACGACGGAAACCAACAAGGAAATCCCCGGCATACGCAATATTCCGCTGGATCTGGATCTTTTGCGTTCCAAGCAATTGACGGACATCGGGGATTACAAAATTACCGGCCTTTCCATCCGCAAGAGCTTTCAGGATTATCCCACCATTGCCCGCTTCATTCAGGGAGATGAGAAAAAAGGCATCAAACCCACCTGGCTGTACACGGCAGAGGGCGCCCGTTACCAGGAAGCTAATCCGGATCATCTCATTTCCCTGCTGAAAACCGTTAAACAGGGAAAAGTGGCCGGCTTCGCCTCGGACAAGGCTACGGATCTTTCCGTGTACGGGCTGGATAACCCCAGAATGACGCTCACCATGTCCCTTCTGCCCAAGCCCGGTGAAGAACCCCGCCCCCCCGTGACGGTGTTTTTCTCCAAGGGAGCGGACGGTTCCTGGTATGCCCGACAGGCCGGGAAACCCACCGTCGCCATACTGGACAACGCCTACATGAGGGATTTGCTGGCAGATGCCCTGGCCTGGAAAAAAAAGAGGCTTCTTTCCTTCAGCAGGTTTGACCTCAGAGAAATGCACCTGGACCGCATCGGTTCCGGAGGCCCCCTGATTCTAAAATTCGACCGTCTGGACGATTCATGGACGGCTTCCAGGAACGGGAAGGATGAAACCCTGAATATTAACCCGAACCGCGCCAACCGCTATCTGGACGAACTGGAAAAAATGGAGGTGAGCGCCTGGCTCCCCTATACGGACGTCATGGCGCATGAAGCCCTGAAAAATCCCGTTTTCCGCCTGAAACTCGTCCTCCAGTCTTACAAGGATGCGGGCCCCGTGCCAACCAAATCCGGCGTCGGCGATATTACCTTTGCCCCGGAACCGGAAACGGAAGACAAAGTCATCACGCTGGAAATCGCCCCGGCGGGAGAAGCCGGATACAGCAGGTTTTATTACGGCAGAGTCAATACAACCCCGAATTATTTTATCCTGAACATGGACGCCGTACGTCTGCTCGGCGCCAGCCTTTCGGAAGACAACTAA
- a CDS encoding Nif3-like dinuclear metal center hexameric protein: protein MSKIELHTAISFLDGILSVDSIPDASRALNGLQLENGGTVSKVAAAVDGSEKAIHAALETGADLLILHHGIFWQPMQPITGIAYRKLKAAIDGNLAIYAAHLPLDVHPAYGNNALLAKACGLRSCSHEGLDYHGVSLGTHGEFSGTCAELAQKLETVLGAPVQAFWQDSPEAPAGNVFICTGGAGDDLAQAAALGCRTYVTGEGSHWNIPLAQELGVNLVFGGHYFTETFGVKALGLLLKDIYGLDYTFIDLPPSSYSH, encoded by the coding sequence ATGAGCAAGATTGAGCTGCACACCGCCATTTCCTTTCTGGACGGAATCCTTTCCGTGGATTCCATTCCGGACGCCTCCCGCGCCCTGAACGGCCTTCAATTGGAAAACGGAGGCACTGTTTCCAAAGTGGCCGCCGCCGTGGACGGCTCAGAAAAGGCCATTCATGCGGCCCTGGAAACAGGGGCGGACCTGCTCATCCTTCACCACGGCATTTTCTGGCAGCCCATGCAGCCCATTACCGGCATCGCCTACCGGAAGCTGAAAGCCGCCATAGACGGGAACCTGGCGATTTACGCCGCCCACCTCCCTCTGGACGTCCACCCCGCATACGGCAACAATGCCCTGCTGGCGAAGGCCTGCGGCCTCCGTTCATGTTCTCATGAAGGGCTGGACTATCACGGCGTTTCCCTCGGTACGCACGGAGAATTTTCAGGTACATGCGCGGAATTGGCGCAAAAGCTGGAAACCGTCCTCGGCGCGCCCGTGCAGGCCTTCTGGCAGGATTCCCCGGAGGCTCCGGCCGGAAATGTCTTCATCTGCACCGGAGGCGCGGGGGACGATCTTGCCCAGGCCGCAGCCCTCGGCTGCCGCACCTACGTAACCGGGGAAGGTTCTCACTGGAACATCCCCCTGGCCCAGGAACTGGGCGTCAATCTGGTCTTCGGCGGCCACTACTTTACGGAGACGTTCGGCGTAAAGGCCTTGGGGCTTCTTCTCAAGGATATTTACGGGCTGGACTACACTTTTATTGACCTGCCGCCTTCCTCCTACAGCCATTGA
- a CDS encoding RluA family pseudouridine synthase, with protein sequence MNLTTDDADGKIRLDQYLAAHLPELSRSRIQNLIKSGDVLVNGSPAKPKNPVSRGDSITVRIPEPEPAEALPQDIPLDILYEDEDVIVINKESGMVVHPAAGNPDGTIVNALLHHCGDLSGIGGVERPGIVHRLDKDTSGCLVIAKNDGAHQSLTAQFAARSTEKRYLAVVQGIPSQSSGTVFTHIGRHPVNRLKMAVVNPGSGKAAITDYDLLCADPATDSSLVLCTLHTGRTHQIRVHMLHLGHPLIGDPIYAKPARQKAKPGRLMLHAWRLGFDHPRTGKRMEFEAPVPPEYTPWLQLFPNGLYGTIPEPRKRHDGQG encoded by the coding sequence ATGAATCTGACTACGGACGACGCCGACGGAAAAATCCGCCTGGACCAATACCTTGCCGCCCACCTTCCGGAACTTTCCCGCTCCAGAATCCAGAACCTGATCAAAAGCGGGGACGTATTGGTCAACGGTTCTCCCGCCAAGCCTAAAAACCCCGTTTCCCGCGGCGACTCCATCACCGTCCGCATTCCGGAGCCGGAACCGGCGGAAGCCCTTCCCCAGGATATCCCCCTGGACATCCTGTATGAAGATGAAGACGTGATCGTCATCAACAAGGAAAGCGGCATGGTCGTGCATCCCGCGGCCGGCAACCCGGACGGCACCATCGTAAACGCCCTGCTCCACCACTGCGGGGATCTCTCCGGCATCGGCGGAGTGGAACGCCCCGGCATCGTCCACCGCCTGGACAAGGACACTTCCGGCTGCCTGGTCATCGCAAAAAATGACGGCGCCCACCAGTCCCTGACGGCGCAGTTCGCGGCCCGCAGCACGGAAAAGCGTTATCTGGCCGTCGTCCAGGGCATTCCTTCCCAAAGTTCCGGCACGGTCTTCACCCATATTGGCCGCCATCCCGTGAACCGCCTGAAAATGGCGGTAGTCAATCCCGGTTCCGGGAAGGCCGCCATTACGGACTACGATTTGCTCTGCGCGGACCCGGCCACGGACTCATCCCTGGTTCTGTGCACGCTGCACACGGGAAGAACCCACCAGATACGCGTGCACATGCTCCATCTGGGCCATCCGCTCATCGGGGACCCCATTTACGCCAAGCCCGCCCGGCAGAAGGCCAAACCCGGTCGGCTCATGCTCCACGCGTGGCGGCTGGGCTTCGACCACCCGCGCACGGGAAAGCGCATGGAGTTTGAAGCTCCCGTCCCGCCGGAATATACGCCGTGGCTCCAACTCTTCCCCAACGGGCTTTACGGGACCATTCCGGAGCCCCGGAAGAGACATGACGGACAAGGCTGA
- a CDS encoding PEP-CTERM sorting domain-containing protein (PEP-CTERM proteins occur, often in large numbers, in the proteomes of bacteria that also encode an exosortase, a predicted intramembrane cysteine proteinase. The presence of a PEP-CTERM domain at a protein's C-terminus predicts cleavage within the sorting domain, followed by covalent anchoring to some some component of the (usually Gram-negative) cell surface. Many PEP-CTERM proteins exhibit an unusual sequence composition that includes large numbers of potential glycosylation sites. Expression of one such protein has been shown restore the ability of a bacterium to form floc, a type of biofilm.) encodes MRYHSLYAFCVGVLLSSSPAFSGSVWTYGVTQESGWSDFNKSWNGDTYLCWAASASNLINWWQENSSYASCANNGTPTGANIFRTYVNSFQDLGGAAQYAWEWWYEGSYLPYDFGLDEYGYSMPHTLDPSTWGGGYYNPKLYQQNIYYWNDMTTETSSSLPSGYDTFSAYCSDFIVSSLNSCYGVSLGISANDAMGHAITLWGVDRDDGTGLLTKIYFTDSDDDTTALRSCSLTEKNGYLHMDGYHSTLDYYIDSAYGLNLIEAVPEPASFSLLLAGGSLLFLRRKRRLRL; translated from the coding sequence ATGAGATATCATTCCCTCTATGCTTTTTGTGTCGGCGTTTTGCTCTCTTCTTCTCCGGCTTTTTCCGGCTCTGTCTGGACCTACGGTGTAACGCAGGAATCCGGATGGAGCGATTTCAACAAATCGTGGAATGGAGATACCTACTTGTGCTGGGCCGCTTCCGCTTCCAACCTCATCAATTGGTGGCAAGAGAATAGCTCCTATGCCTCCTGCGCGAATAACGGGACTCCGACCGGGGCGAATATTTTCCGAACCTATGTCAATTCCTTTCAGGATTTGGGCGGCGCCGCCCAGTATGCTTGGGAATGGTGGTATGAGGGAAGCTATTTGCCTTATGATTTCGGGCTTGATGAGTATGGGTATTCCATGCCGCATACGCTGGATCCATCAACATGGGGAGGGGGGTATTATAACCCGAAGCTGTATCAACAAAATATCTATTATTGGAACGATATGACGACGGAAACGTCCAGCAGCCTCCCGTCCGGGTACGACACGTTTTCCGCTTATTGTTCCGATTTTATCGTTTCTTCCCTGAATTCCTGCTATGGGGTAAGTCTTGGCATTTCTGCGAATGATGCCATGGGGCACGCGATTACTCTTTGGGGAGTCGACAGGGATGACGGAACAGGGCTGCTTACCAAAATCTATTTTACTGACTCCGATGATGATACGACCGCGTTGCGTTCCTGCTCCCTGACTGAAAAAAATGGTTATCTTCATATGGACGGGTACCACTCAACGCTCGACTATTACATTGACTCCGCCTATGGACTGAATCTGATTGAAGCGGTTCCGGAGCCGGCTTCTTTTTCTCTCCTTCTTGCAGGCGGCAGTCTTTTGTTCCTGCGCAGGAAGCGCCGGTTGCGCCTCTGA